In Methanothermus fervidus DSM 2088, a single genomic region encodes these proteins:
- a CDS encoding SSU ribosomal protein S19P (COGs: COG0185 Ribosomal protein S19~InterPro IPR002222: IPR005713~KEGG: mth:MTH6 30S ribosomal protein S19P~PFAM: ribosomal protein S19/S15~SPTR: O26114 30S ribosomal protein S19P~TIGRFAM: ribosomal protein S19~PFAM: Ribosomal protein S19~TIGRFAM: ribosomal protein S19(archaeal)/S15(eukaryotic)): MAREFMYRGYKLEELQKMPLDKVIKLFPSRQRRSLKRGFPPRHKKVLEKIRKYKRENKTDKIIKTHCRDLIILPEMVGLTFGVYNGKEFVKVKIKPEMIGHYLGEFAPTRKKVEHGDPGMGATRSSMFVPLK; encoded by the coding sequence GTGGCACGTGAATTCATGTATCGAGGTTATAAATTAGAAGAATTACAAAAAATGCCACTTGATAAGGTAATAAAATTGTTTCCAAGCAGGCAAAGAAGATCTTTGAAAAGAGGATTTCCACCTAGACATAAAAAAGTATTAGAGAAAATAAGAAAATATAAACGTGAGAATAAAACAGATAAAATAATTAAAACACATTGTAGAGATTTAATAATATTGCCTGAAATGGTTGGTTTGACATTTGGAGTCTACAATGGTAAAGAATTTGTAAAAGTTAAAATAAAACCTGAAATGATAGGTCATTATTTAGGTGAGTTTGCACCTACAAGGAAGAAAGTAGAACATGGAGATCCTGGAATGGGTGCTACAAGATCTTCAATGTTTGTACCTCTCAAGTAG
- a CDS encoding LSU ribosomal protein L22P (COGs: COG0091 Ribosomal protein L22~InterPro IPR018260: IPR005721: IPR001063~KEGG: mth:MTH7 50S ribosomal protein L22P~PFAM: ribosomal protein L22/L17~SPTR: O26115 50S ribosomal protein L22P~TIGRFAM: ribosomal protein L22~PFAM: Ribosomal protein L22p/L17e~TIGRFAM: ribosomal protein L22(archaeal)/L17(eukaryotic/archaeal)) — translation MPKLKYAYRPKNKNKAAKAIGRELQISTKHSVEICREIRGMMLEDAKRYLKEVMEKKRPVPFKRYNKKVAHRKGLQGWPSGRYPVKAAREILKVLENAEANAEYKGLDTERLKITHISAHKARPIRGWIPRAFGRSTPFNTSRTHIQVILEEI, via the coding sequence ATGCCTAAATTGAAATATGCTTACAGACCTAAAAATAAAAACAAAGCCGCAAAAGCCATAGGTAGAGAATTACAAATTTCTACAAAACATTCGGTAGAGATATGTAGAGAGATTCGAGGGATGATGCTAGAAGATGCAAAAAGATATCTCAAGGAAGTCATGGAAAAGAAAAGACCAGTACCATTCAAAAGATATAACAAAAAAGTTGCACATAGAAAGGGATTACAAGGATGGCCAAGTGGAAGATACCCTGTTAAAGCTGCAAGGGAGATCCTTAAAGTATTAGAGAATGCAGAAGCCAATGCAGAATATAAAGGTTTAGATACAGAAAGATTGAAAATTACTCATATATCAGCCCATAAAGCCAGACCTATTCGTGGCTGGATACCAAGAGCGTTTGGAAGATCAACACCATTCAACACTTCAAGAACACATATACAAGTGATATTAGAGGAGATATAA
- a CDS encoding SSU ribosomal protein S3P (COGs: COG0092 Ribosomal protein S3~InterPro IPR005703: IPR015946: IPR001351: IPR009019: IPR 004044: IPR004087~KEGG: mth:MTH8 30S ribosomal protein S3P~PFAM: ribosomal protein S3- domain protein; KH type 2 domain protein~SMART: KH domain protein~SPTR: O26116 30S ribosomal protein S3P~TIGRFAM: ribosomal protein S3~PFAM: KH domain; Ribosomal protein S3, C-terminal domain~TIGRFAM: ribosomal protein S3, eukaryotic/archaeal type) encodes MIEKEFIAESLKRAEIDEFLEKELERAGYGGMDIQLTPLGTMITIYAERPGLVIGRGGRTVRRLTNILRKRFGLDNPQIEVKEVEVPELNPKIMAHRIASMLERGMHFRRVAYGTLRRIMAAGAQGAEITISGKIRGARATSVKFTEGHIKKCGEPAEKFVKTGFATAQLKPGVLGVHVKIMPPGVKLPDEIKIKKEALKETESKPEESVEEGASEE; translated from the coding sequence ATGATAGAAAAGGAATTTATTGCTGAAAGTCTAAAAAGAGCAGAAATCGATGAATTTTTAGAAAAAGAATTAGAAAGAGCAGGATATGGTGGAATGGATATACAACTTACACCATTAGGAACAATGATAACAATTTATGCAGAAAGACCAGGACTTGTCATTGGTAGAGGAGGCAGAACTGTCAGAAGATTAACAAATATATTACGTAAAAGATTTGGTTTAGATAACCCACAAATAGAAGTCAAGGAAGTTGAAGTGCCAGAGTTAAATCCAAAAATAATGGCACATAGGATTGCCAGTATGTTAGAAAGAGGCATGCATTTCAGAAGAGTTGCATATGGTACATTAAGAAGAATAATGGCTGCAGGTGCACAAGGAGCTGAAATAACAATATCTGGAAAAATAAGAGGTGCAAGAGCAACATCCGTCAAATTTACCGAAGGTCATATTAAAAAATGTGGAGAACCTGCAGAAAAGTTTGTTAAAACAGGTTTTGCGACCGCACAATTAAAACCTGGGGTTTTGGGTGTGCATGTGAAAATAATGCCTCCCGGAGTTAAATTGCCTGACGAAATAAAAATCAAAAAAGAAGCCCTAAAAGAAACTGAATCTAAACCAGAAGAATCCGTTGAGGAAGGTGCTTCAGAAGAATAA
- a CDS encoding LSU ribosomal protein L29P (InterPro IPR018254: IPR001854~KEGG: mfe:Mefer_0690 ribosomal protein L29~PFAM: ribosomal protein L29~SPTR: C7P7H7 Ribosomal protein L29~TIGRFAM: ribosomal protein L29~PFAM: Ribosomal L29 protein~TIGRFAM: ribosomal protein L29): MAILKPDELREMSVKELEKKLEELRAEYSKEESKAAASGAPDNPGRMRELRRTIARILTIINEKKT; the protein is encoded by the coding sequence ATGGCTATATTAAAACCAGATGAATTGAGAGAAATGAGTGTTAAAGAACTAGAAAAAAAGTTGGAAGAACTAAGAGCAGAATATTCTAAAGAAGAATCCAAAGCCGCAGCCAGTGGAGCTCCAGATAATCCTGGCAGAATGCGTGAACTTAGAAGAACAATAGCTCGAATACTCACGATCATTAATGAGAAAAAAACTTGA
- a CDS encoding translation initiation factor 1 (eIF-1/SUI1) (COGs: COG0023 Translation initiation factor 1 (eIF-1/SUI1) and related protein~InterPro IPR005872: IPR017228: IPR001950~KEGG: mst:Msp_0901 translation initiation factor SUI1~PFAM: translation initiation factor SUI1~SPTR: Q2NFW4 Protein translation factor SUI1 homolog~TIGRFAM: translation initiation factor SUI1~PFAM: Translation initiation factor SUI1~TIGRFAM: translation initation factor SUI1, putative, prokaryotic), with the protein MKKICEKCGLPKELCVCEEIARETQRIKIYTVKRRFGKIMTIVEGIDSQEIDLKKLTKDLKSKCACGGTTKDGRIELQGDHKEKVKKVLIKKGFPEDAIEVR; encoded by the coding sequence ATGAAGAAGATTTGTGAGAAGTGCGGTCTTCCAAAAGAACTTTGTGTTTGTGAAGAAATAGCTCGAGAAACACAAAGAATTAAAATATATACTGTAAAACGCCGTTTTGGAAAGATAATGACGATTGTGGAAGGTATAGACAGTCAAGAAATAGACCTAAAGAAATTGACCAAAGATCTCAAGTCCAAATGTGCATGTGGGGGCACAACAAAAGATGGACGAATTGAACTACAGGGCGATCACAAAGAAAAAGTGAAAAAAGTGCTTATAAAGAAAGGTTTCCCAGAGGATGCCATTGAAGTACGATGA
- a CDS encoding ribonuclease P protein subunit Rpp29 (COGs: COG1588 RNase P/RNase MRP subunit p29~InterPro IPR002730~KEGG: mth:MTH11 hypothetical protein~PFAM: Ribonuclease P, Rpp29~SMART: Ribonuclease P, Rpp29~SPTR: O26119 Ribonuclease P protein component 1~PFAM: Domain of unknown function UPF0086) has protein sequence MITPRNVFRHELIGLNVKIAKCTHKPLEGVEGRVIDETKNTLKIELKSGREIIVPKDIAIFHFKLPDGTKVEIDGKILVARPEERIKKKFKRV, from the coding sequence ATGATAACACCAAGAAATGTATTTAGGCATGAGTTAATAGGTTTAAATGTTAAGATTGCAAAGTGTACACATAAGCCACTAGAAGGTGTAGAAGGAAGAGTCATCGACGAAACAAAGAACACACTAAAAATTGAACTAAAAAGTGGTAGAGAGATTATAGTACCAAAAGATATTGCAATATTTCATTTTAAATTGCCTGATGGTACTAAGGTAGAAATTGATGGGAAAATACTTGTAGCTCGGCCAGAGGAAAGAATTAAAAAGAAATTTAAGAGAGTGTGA
- a CDS encoding SSU ribosomal protein S17P (COGs: COG0186 Ribosomal protein S17~InterPro IPR019979: IPR019978: IPR012340: IPR000266: IPR 016027~KEGG: mka:MK1217 30S ribosomal protein S17P~PFAM: ribosomal protein S17~SPTR: Q8TW21 30S ribosomal protein S17P~TIGRFAM: ribosomal protein S17P~PFAM: Ribosomal protein S17~TIGRFAM: archaeal ribosomal protein S17P) gives MVGLDVKKPKKKCDDPNCPFHGNLRVRGQILEGVVASDKARRTVVVEREYYKYIPKYERYERRTSKITAHNPDCIGAKVGDKVKIGECRPISKTKSFVVIEVMEDKK, from the coding sequence ATGGTGGGTCTAGATGTAAAAAAACCTAAAAAAAAGTGTGACGATCCAAACTGTCCGTTTCATGGGAATTTAAGAGTTAGAGGTCAAATATTGGAAGGTGTAGTTGCAAGTGACAAAGCACGTCGTACAGTAGTTGTAGAAAGGGAATATTACAAGTACATTCCAAAATATGAGAGATATGAAAGAAGAACATCGAAAATAACAGCTCATAATCCAGATTGTATAGGTGCAAAAGTTGGAGATAAGGTCAAAATAGGAGAATGTAGACCAATAAGTAAAACGAAGTCCTTCGTTGTTATAGAAGTAATGGAGGATAAAAAATGA
- a CDS encoding LSU ribosomal protein L14P (COGs: COG0093 Ribosomal protein L14~InterPro IPR019972: IPR019971: IPR000218~KEGG: mth:MTH13 50S ribosomal protein L14P~PFAM: ribosomal protein L14b/L23e~SPTR: O26121 50S ribosomal protein L14P~TIGRFAM: 50S ribosomal protein L14P~PFAM: Ribosomal protein L14p/L23e~TIGRFAM: 50S ribosomal protein L14P): MKAIPAKVTRALPVGARLHCADNTGAKELEIIAVKGYKGVRRRLPAAGVGDMVVVSVKKGTTEMRREVLNAVIIRQKKEYRRPDGLRVKFEDNAAVIVTPDGKMRGSEIRGPVAKEAASRWPNIGSAASMIV, translated from the coding sequence ATGAAAGCAATTCCAGCAAAAGTCACTAGAGCATTGCCAGTTGGTGCTAGACTTCATTGTGCAGATAATACTGGTGCCAAAGAACTAGAAATAATAGCTGTAAAGGGATATAAGGGTGTAAGAAGAAGATTACCAGCTGCAGGCGTTGGAGATATGGTAGTAGTTTCAGTGAAAAAAGGAACTACTGAGATGAGAAGAGAAGTTTTAAATGCAGTGATTATAAGGCAAAAAAAAGAATATAGAAGACCTGATGGACTAAGAGTTAAATTTGAAGATAATGCAGCAGTTATAGTCACTCCTGATGGTAAAATGAGAGGATCTGAGATAAGAGGCCCAGTTGCAAAAGAAGCTGCTTCAAGATGGCCAAACATTGGGAGTGCCGCAAGTATGATTGTATGA
- a CDS encoding LSU ribosomal protein L24P (InterPro IPR005825: IPR005756: IPR014723: IPR008991: IPR 005824~KEGG: mth:MTH14 50S ribosomal protein L24P~PFAM: KOW domain protein~SMART: KOW domain protein~SPTR: O26122 50S ribosomal protein L24P~TIGRFAM: ribosomal protein L24~PFAM: KOW motif~TIGRFAM: ribosomal protein L24p/L26e, archaeal/eukaryotic) translates to MPKIKSKQPRKQRKFLREAPLHIRQKIMRSTLSKELRKKYKRRTVPIRRGDKVEVMRGDFKGHVGKVENVDLKRYRVYVEGVTIQKADGTSTYYPLHPSNLRIVELNLKDEKRVEMLERKLKG, encoded by the coding sequence ATGCCTAAAATAAAATCTAAACAACCAAGAAAACAAAGAAAATTTCTTAGGGAAGCACCACTACATATACGTCAGAAAATAATGCGTTCAACATTGTCTAAGGAGTTAAGAAAGAAATATAAAAGAAGAACTGTTCCAATAAGGAGAGGAGATAAAGTAGAAGTCATGCGTGGAGATTTCAAAGGACATGTTGGTAAAGTTGAGAATGTAGATTTAAAGAGATATAGAGTTTATGTAGAAGGTGTTACAATACAGAAAGCAGATGGAACATCTACTTACTATCCTCTCCATCCATCAAATCTTAGAATAGTTGAATTAAATTTAAAAGATGAAAAAAGGGTTGAAATGTTAGAAAGAAAATTGAAGGGATAA
- a CDS encoding SSU ribosomal protein S4E (COGs: COG1471 Ribosomal protein S4E~InterPro IPR018199: IPR000876: IPR013845: IPR002942: IPR 013843~KEGG: mth:MTH15 30S ribosomal protein S4e~PFAM: Ribosomal protein S4E, central domain protein; Ribosomal protein S4E domain protein; RNA-binding S4 domain protein~SMART: RNA-binding S4 domain protein~SPTR: O26123 30S ribosomal protein S4e~PFAM: S4 domain; Ribosomal family S4e; RS4NT (NUC023) domain): MARMGSRRHLKRLKSPRHWPIPRKEKKWTVKPSPGPHSADESLPLLIIIRDVLGLADTAREAKRIIHHGEILVDGRPRKDHKFPVGFMDLLEIPKIDKSYRVLIDKKGRLYLHETKEEERYKLCKILNKTTVKGGKIQLNLHDGRNHLVDNDFKTGDVIKLRIPDQEILDKIEFKEGNLAFITGGKHVGEIARVEKINIIKAPTPNTVILKSRDGKMFETIHEYVFMIGEKEPVIPLPEG; the protein is encoded by the coding sequence ATGGCTAGGATGGGATCAAGAAGACACCTAAAACGATTAAAATCGCCAAGACATTGGCCAATACCTAGAAAGGAAAAAAAATGGACTGTAAAACCTTCCCCTGGTCCTCACAGTGCTGATGAATCTTTACCATTGTTAATAATAATTAGGGATGTATTGGGTTTAGCAGACACTGCTAGAGAGGCAAAAAGGATAATTCACCATGGAGAAATACTGGTTGATGGTAGACCAAGAAAAGATCATAAGTTCCCCGTTGGATTTATGGATCTCTTAGAAATTCCAAAAATTGATAAAAGTTATAGAGTTTTAATAGATAAAAAAGGTAGATTGTATTTACATGAAACTAAAGAAGAAGAAAGATACAAATTATGTAAAATACTTAATAAAACTACTGTAAAAGGTGGAAAAATTCAATTAAATTTACATGATGGTAGAAATCACCTAGTTGATAATGATTTCAAAACTGGAGATGTTATTAAATTAAGAATACCTGATCAAGAAATATTGGATAAAATAGAATTTAAAGAAGGAAATCTTGCATTTATAACTGGTGGAAAACACGTTGGTGAAATAGCAAGAGTAGAAAAAATAAACATCATTAAAGCTCCAACACCTAACACTGTAATATTAAAATCTAGAGACGGAAAAATGTTTGAAACAATACATGAATATGTTTTCATGATTGGAGAAAAAGAACCAGTGATTCCATTGCCGGAGGGTTAA
- a CDS encoding LSU ribosomal protein L5P (COGs: COG0094 Ribosomal protein L5~InterPro IPR002132~KEGG: mth:MTH16 50S ribosomal protein L5P~PFAM: ribosomal protein L5~SPTR: O26124 50S ribosomal protein L5P~PFAM: ribosomal L5P family C-terminus; Ribosomal protein L5) has translation MNPMRKIRIEKATLNISVGESGERLLKAEKLLEKLTGQKPARTYAKVTNPDFGIRKGQPIGCKVTLRGKKAEKIIKMFLEAKGNKLKKSQFDDLGNVSMGIEEYIDLPGMKYDPDIGIFGMDLAITFERPGYRIQRRKIQRRKVPKKHKITREDTMKFLEDKFNVKIEEG, from the coding sequence ATGAATCCAATGAGAAAAATAAGAATAGAAAAAGCAACATTAAACATTAGTGTTGGAGAGAGTGGAGAAAGATTATTAAAGGCAGAAAAATTATTAGAGAAGCTTACTGGACAAAAACCAGCTAGAACATATGCCAAGGTAACCAACCCAGATTTTGGAATCAGGAAAGGTCAACCCATTGGTTGCAAAGTAACTTTAAGAGGTAAAAAAGCAGAAAAAATAATTAAAATGTTTTTAGAAGCGAAAGGAAATAAACTCAAAAAGAGTCAATTTGACGACTTAGGTAATGTGTCTATGGGAATAGAGGAATACATAGATTTACCAGGCATGAAGTATGATCCTGATATAGGGATATTTGGCATGGATTTAGCAATAACATTTGAAAGGCCAGGATATAGAATCCAGAGAAGAAAAATTCAGAGAAGAAAAGTGCCAAAGAAACATAAAATTACTAGAGAAGATACAATGAAGTTTTTAGAAGATAAATTTAATGTAAAAATAGAGGAGGGATAA
- a CDS encoding SSU ribosomal protein S14P (InterPro IPR018271: IPR001209~KEGG: mka:MK1222 30S ribosomal protein S14P~PFAM: ribosomal protein S14~SPTR: O26125 30S ribosomal protein S14P~PFAM: Ribosomal protein S14p/S29e) encodes MPRKKFGKGAIKCSRCGDHAGVIRKYGIMLCRQCFRELAPKMGFKKYS; translated from the coding sequence ATGCCAAGAAAAAAATTTGGAAAGGGAGCTATCAAATGTTCAAGATGCGGAGACCATGCAGGAGTAATAAGAAAATATGGTATAATGTTATGTAGACAATGTTTCCGTGAATTAGCACCAAAGATGGGATTCAAGAAATATAGTTGA
- a CDS encoding SSU ribosomal protein S8P (COGs: COG0096 Ribosomal protein S8~InterPro IPR000630~KEGG: mth:MTH18 30S ribosomal protein S8P~PFAM: ribosomal protein S8~SPTR: O26126 30S ribosomal protein S8P~PFAM: Ribosomal protein S8), giving the protein MTLNDPLANALTTIKNNEMRGNIRCKIAPASKLVGRVLRTMQKEGYIGEFEFVDDGKSGQFIVELKGNINDCGVIKPRHSVKKDEFEKFEKRYLPARDFGILIVTTPEGVMTHREAKKRGIGGILLAYVY; this is encoded by the coding sequence ATGACTCTCAATGATCCACTTGCAAATGCACTTACAACTATAAAAAATAATGAAATGAGAGGCAATATACGATGTAAAATAGCCCCAGCATCTAAATTGGTAGGAAGAGTATTGAGAACTATGCAAAAAGAGGGATATATAGGTGAATTTGAATTTGTCGATGATGGTAAATCAGGACAATTTATAGTGGAGTTAAAAGGTAACATTAACGATTGTGGTGTTATAAAACCACGGCATTCTGTAAAGAAAGATGAGTTTGAAAAATTTGAAAAAAGATATCTTCCAGCACGAGATTTTGGAATACTCATTGTAACCACGCCTGAAGGAGTAATGACACACCGTGAAGCAAAAAAGAGAGGCATTGGCGGCATACTCTTAGCTTATGTTTACTAG
- a CDS encoding LSU ribosomal protein L6P (COGs: COG0097 Ribosomal protein L6P/L9E~InterPro IPR002359: IPR019907: IPR020040: IPR000702~KEGG: mth:MTH19 50S ribosomal protein L6P~PFAM: Ribosomal protein L6, alpha-beta domain~SPTR: O26127 50S ribosomal protein L6P~TIGRFAM: ribosomal protein L6P~PFAM: Ribosomal protein L6~TIGRFAM: archaeal ribosomal protein L6P) — MVLTAIIKDEIQIPDEVDVKIDDHKVKVKGPKGELSRKFDYPNVKIIKKDEKIILESRFPRKKDKAMLGTIKAHIKNMIKGVTKGFKYTMKIVYAHFPMSVKVSGRKVIIENFLGERHPRVAKIVGKDTKVEVKDDKVYITGINKEHVGQTMANIEQATKIKRRDPRVFQDGIYLVSKE, encoded by the coding sequence ATGGTCTTAACTGCAATAATCAAAGATGAAATTCAAATACCAGATGAAGTAGATGTTAAGATAGATGATCATAAAGTTAAAGTAAAAGGTCCTAAAGGTGAATTATCAAGAAAATTTGATTATCCTAATGTCAAAATTATAAAGAAAGATGAAAAAATAATTTTAGAAAGTAGATTTCCAAGAAAAAAAGATAAAGCAATGTTAGGGACCATTAAAGCACATATTAAAAACATGATAAAAGGTGTAACCAAAGGTTTTAAATATACTATGAAAATTGTTTATGCTCATTTTCCAATGTCTGTAAAAGTTTCAGGCAGGAAAGTCATAATTGAAAATTTTCTTGGTGAAAGGCATCCAAGAGTCGCTAAAATTGTTGGTAAAGATACTAAAGTAGAAGTAAAAGATGACAAAGTCTACATTACAGGAATAAACAAAGAACATGTTGGACAGACGATGGCTAACATAGAACAAGCAACGAAAATAAAAAGAAGGGATCCACGAGTGTTCCAAGATGGAATATATCTTGTAAGTAAAGAATAG
- a CDS encoding LSU ribosomal protein L32E (COGs: COG1717 Ribosomal protein L32E~InterPro IPR018263: IPR001515~KEGG: mth:MTH20 50S ribosomal protein L32e~PFAM: Ribosomal protein L32e~SPTR: O26128 50S ribosomal protein L32e~PFAM: Ribosomal protein L32), with translation MKKRFKRQEYARYKRLGEKWRRPRGKDSKMRRKEKGKPPMPNIGYRSPKETRGLHPSGYEEVLIHNPKELEDLDAEKQAARISAKVGKRKKALILEKAKELGIKVLNP, from the coding sequence ATGAAAAAAAGATTCAAGAGGCAAGAGTATGCAAGATATAAGAGGTTAGGAGAAAAATGGAGAAGACCTCGGGGAAAAGATAGTAAAATGAGAAGGAAAGAGAAAGGTAAACCACCAATGCCTAACATAGGTTACAGGTCACCTAAAGAAACTAGAGGTTTACATCCATCAGGATACGAAGAAGTATTAATACATAATCCAAAAGAACTTGAAGATTTAGATGCTGAAAAACAGGCTGCAAGAATTTCTGCAAAGGTTGGTAAAAGAAAAAAAGCTTTAATTTTAGAAAAGGCTAAAGAACTTGGAATTAAGGTGTTAAACCCTTAA
- a CDS encoding LSU ribosomal protein L19E (COGs: COG2147 Ribosomal protein L19E~InterPro IPR000196: IPR015972: IPR015974~KEGG: mth:MTH21 50S ribosomal protein L19e~PFAM: Ribosomal protein L19e~SPTR: O26129 50S ribosomal protein L19e~PFAM: Ribosomal protein L19e) produces MDLSTQKRLAADILKVGVNRVWIDPDRVDEVARAITRESIKKLIKEGAIKAKQKKGISRYRARKIAMQKKKGRRRGKGSIKGAKGARMPKKRAWISRIRALRRTLKELRDKRKISTKTYRKIYRMAKGGMFRSKAHMNAYIKEHGLLRR; encoded by the coding sequence ATGGATCTTAGTACTCAAAAGAGATTAGCCGCAGATATTCTCAAAGTTGGAGTAAACCGTGTATGGATAGATCCAGACAGAGTAGACGAAGTTGCTAGAGCTATAACTAGAGAAAGCATTAAAAAATTAATCAAAGAAGGTGCAATAAAAGCTAAACAAAAAAAAGGTATAAGTAGATATAGGGCAAGAAAAATCGCAATGCAGAAGAAAAAAGGTAGAAGAAGAGGAAAAGGTAGTATAAAAGGTGCTAAAGGAGCCAGAATGCCTAAAAAAAGAGCATGGATATCCAGAATACGTGCATTAAGGAGAACTTTAAAAGAATTACGAGATAAAAGGAAAATTAGCACAAAAACATATCGTAAAATTTATAGAATGGCCAAAGGCGGAATGTTTAGAAGTAAAGCTCATATGAATGCATATATTAAAGAACATGGGTTATTAAGAAGATAA